In Paenibacillus sp., the sequence CGGTCGCGAACGGCCCGCTCGCGGGCATGCGGCTGGACGAGCTGCGCGAGAAGTTCGGCGCCGAGTGGCTCGGCGCGAAGGGCGTCTCGCCGAAGACGGGACGCTTCCCGCTGCTCGTGAAGCTGCTCGACTGCAGCGACGACTTGTCCGTCCAGGTGCATCCGACCGACGATTATGAACGTTTGGCGCCGGGAGAGCTCGGCAAGACGGAAATGTGGTACGTCCTGGACGCGAAGCCGGGCGCGAAGATCATCTACGGCCTGCGCGAAGGCGTGGACCGCGAGAAGCTGACGGCGGCGATCGCGGAAGGCCGCATTCTCGACTGCCTGCATGAGGTCGAAGCGAAGCCGGGCGATACGTTCTACATTCCTGCAGGCACGGTGCATGCGCTGGGGGCGGGCGTGCTCGTCGCGGAAATTCAGCAAAACTCCGACACGACCTACCGCCTGTACGATTACGACCGTCCGGGCCTCGACGGCAAGCCGCGCGAGCTGCATATCGAAGACTCGCTCAACGTCATCGCG encodes:
- a CDS encoding type I phosphomannose isomerase catalytic subunit; amino-acid sequence: MKPYPLQFQPEFKERVWGARELERFGFDLPPGNIGEGWMIGEHPNGTTAVANGPLAGMRLDELREKFGAEWLGAKGVSPKTGRFPLLVKLLDCSDDLSVQVHPTDDYERLAPGELGKTEMWYVLDAKPGAKIIYGLREGVDREKLTAAIAEGRILDCLHEVEAKPGDTFYIPAGTVHALGAGVLVAEIQQNSDTTYRLYDYDRPGLDGKPRELHIEDSLNVIAYDGAGASYGTTELAEGNAWLRLAASPYFVVEKGRALGEWALSTSADSFQILIACEGEGAIRWDGGEAALKPGDCYLLPANLGGYALTGAVTVIRSYVP